In Sphaeramia orbicularis chromosome 5, fSphaOr1.1, whole genome shotgun sequence, a genomic segment contains:
- the LOC115418810 gene encoding glycerol-3-phosphate dehydrogenase [NAD(+)], cytoplasmic — MAAPRKVCVVGSGNWGSAIAKIVGANAAKYDKFDTTVNMWVFEEMVNGRKLTEIINTDHENVKYLPGHKLPPNVVAVPDLTEAAKGADILIFVVPHQFIVRVCDTIKDHIKKDAIGMSLIKGVDASPEGLKLISEVIRAKLGITMTVLMGANIANEVADEKFCETTIGCTDKAHGPMLKELMQTTNFRVTVVEESDVVEICGALKNIVAVGAGFCDGLGFGDNTKAAVIRLGLMEMIAFAKVFCTNCPVSPATFLESCGIADLITTCYGGRNRKIGEAFAKTGKTIEQLENELLNGQKLQGPATASEVHQVLTQKNMVAKFPLFTAVYEICFNGHPVTEFISCLQNHPEHL; from the exons ATGGCAGCTCCAAGGAAAGTCTGTGTGGTGGGCTCTGGTAACTG GGGCTCTGCCATTGCCAAAATTGTGGGTGCCAACGCTGCCAAATATGACAAGTTTGACACCACAGTAAACATGTGGGTGTTTGAGGAGATGGTGAATGGCCGTAAACTCACAGAAATCATCAACACAGACCACGAAAATGTCAAATATCTTCCTGGTCACAAGCTGCCCCCCAATGTG GTCGCCGTTCCAGACCTGACAGAGGCTGCGAAGGGAGCTGACATCCTGATCTTCGTCGTCCCTCACCAGTTCATTGTCAGAGTGTGCGATACCATCAAAGATCACATCAAGAAAGACGCTATAGGAATGTCTCTCATCAAG GGTGTCGATGCAAGTCCAGAGGGTCTAAAGCTGATCTCAGAGGTCATTCGAGCCAAACTGGGCATCACAATGACGGTCCTCATGGGAGCAAACATCGCCAACGAGGTCGCCGATGAGAAGTTCTGTGAAACAACCATCG GGTGCACAGACAAAGCACATGGGCCCATGTTAAAGGAGCTGATGCAGACCACCAACTTCCGTGTGACTGTGGTGGAAGAATCGGATGTTGTTGAAATCTGCGGAGCGCTCAAG AATATTGTAGCAGTGGGTGCAGGTTTCTGTGATGGCCTGGGATTTGGCGACAACACCAAGGCAGCAGTGATTCGTCTCGGCCTGATGGAGATGATTGCTTTCGCCAAGGTTTTCTGCACCAACTGTCCCGTGTCTCCGGCCACTTTCCTGGAGAGCTGCGGCATCGCTGACCTCATCACAACCTGCTACGGTGGACGCAACCGTAAAATCGGGGAAGCGTTTGCCAAAACAGGAAAA ACAATTGAACAGTTAGAGAATGAGCTGCTCAACGGTCAGAAACTCCAAGGTCCTGCAACAGCAAGTGAGGTCCATCAAGTCCTGACACAGAAAAACATGGTGGCAAA GTTTCCTCTTTTCACTGCTGTTTATGAGATCTGCTTTAACGGCCATCCAGTCACAGAGTTTATCAGCTGTTTGCAAAACCATCCAGAGCACTTGTAA